One Amycolatopsis thermophila DNA segment encodes these proteins:
- the ychF gene encoding redox-regulated ATPase YchF has protein sequence MSLTLGIVGLPNVGKSTLFNALTRNDVLAANYPFATIEPNVGVVPLPDARLDKLAEMFGSARVVPATVSFVDIAGIVKGASEGAGLGNKFLANIREANAICQVIRVFDDPDVVHVDGRVDPSSDIETINTELILADLQTLEKALPRLEKEARTKKENRPALEAAQKAKEILDSGRTLFSAQKEIDTALLRELSLLTLKPFLYVFNADEGVLTDEAKREELTKLVAPADAVFLDAKVEAELLELDDEESVRELLESVGQTEPGLHALARAGFHTLGLQTYLTAGPKESRAWTIPQGATAPQAAGVIHTDFERGFIKAEVVSYDDLMEAGSMAAARSAGKVRMEGKDYIMADGDVVEFRFNV, from the coding sequence GTGCTCGCGGCGAACTACCCGTTCGCGACGATCGAGCCCAACGTCGGTGTCGTGCCGCTGCCCGACGCGCGGCTGGACAAGCTCGCCGAGATGTTCGGCTCCGCCCGGGTCGTCCCGGCGACCGTGTCCTTTGTGGACATCGCGGGGATCGTGAAGGGCGCCTCCGAAGGTGCCGGGCTGGGCAACAAGTTCCTCGCCAACATCCGTGAGGCCAACGCGATCTGCCAGGTCATCCGCGTGTTCGACGACCCGGACGTGGTGCACGTCGACGGTCGCGTCGACCCGTCGTCGGACATCGAGACGATCAACACCGAGCTGATCCTCGCCGACCTGCAGACCCTGGAAAAGGCGCTGCCGCGGCTGGAGAAGGAAGCCCGGACGAAGAAGGAGAACCGGCCGGCGCTCGAGGCGGCGCAGAAGGCGAAGGAGATCCTCGACAGCGGCCGGACTCTGTTCTCCGCGCAGAAGGAGATCGACACCGCGCTGCTGCGGGAGCTGAGCCTGCTGACGCTCAAGCCGTTCCTGTACGTCTTCAACGCCGACGAGGGCGTGCTGACCGACGAGGCGAAGCGCGAGGAGCTGACGAAGCTGGTCGCCCCCGCCGACGCGGTCTTCCTGGACGCGAAGGTCGAGGCCGAGCTGCTCGAGCTGGACGACGAGGAGTCCGTGCGGGAGCTGCTGGAGTCGGTCGGCCAGACCGAGCCGGGCCTGCACGCGCTGGCCCGCGCCGGGTTCCACACCCTGGGCCTGCAGACCTACCTGACCGCGGGCCCGAAGGAGTCGCGCGCGTGGACGATCCCGCAGGGAGCCACCGCGCCCCAGGCCGCGGGCGTCATCCACACCGACTTCGAGCGCGGCTTCATCAAGGCCGAGGTCGTCTCCTACGACGACCTGATGGAAGCCGGCTCGATGGCCGCCGCGCGCTCCGCCGGCAAGGTCCGGATGGAAGGCAAGGACTACATCATGGCCGACGGCGACGTGGTGGAGTTCCGCTTCAACGTCTGA
- a CDS encoding 4a-hydroxytetrahydrobiopterin dehydratase → MAELLSDSEISEALNKLPYWQRAGDALERTAELADFPQAIAVVNRVAEIAESVAHHPDMDIRWRTVTFRCSTHSAGGITAKDVSLAEQIDSTIDSL, encoded by the coding sequence ATGGCGGAACTACTGAGCGACAGCGAGATCTCCGAGGCCCTCAACAAGCTGCCGTACTGGCAGCGCGCGGGTGACGCGCTGGAGCGCACGGCCGAGCTCGCCGACTTCCCGCAGGCGATCGCCGTGGTCAACCGGGTCGCCGAGATCGCCGAGAGCGTCGCCCACCACCCCGACATGGACATCCGGTGGCGCACGGTGACGTTCCGGTGCAGCACGCATTCGGCGGGCGGGATCACCGCGAAGGACGTGTCGCTGGCCGAGCAGATCGACAGCACGATCGACTCGCTGTGA
- a CDS encoding thiamine ABC transporter substrate-binding protein: protein MSIRTGVLVGLVAALTAGCSLAGNDTHDGPSTVTLVTHDSFAAPQQVLDAFKQQTGITINVVKKGDAGALTNALVLTKANPIGDAAYGVDSTFASRALSEGVFAPYTSPEADRGPQRYAVDSEHRLSAVDVGDVCVNIDTTWFAAHGVPEPETYDDLVKPEYKDLAVVENPATSSPGLAFLLGTIARYGEQNWQNYWTRLKDNGVRTAAGWEEAYSQDFSGSSGKGPRPIVVSYASSPAAEIGDDGKPRTKALLDTCYRQVEYAGVLAGSPNADKAQKVIDFLLSQQFQATVADNMYVYPAREGVALPHTWTTAAPLPPNPASLPADAVQAGRERWIEQWRSLLGQ, encoded by the coding sequence ATGAGTATCCGCACCGGCGTCCTGGTCGGCCTGGTCGCCGCCCTGACCGCGGGCTGCAGCCTGGCCGGAAACGACACCCACGACGGCCCGTCGACCGTCACGCTGGTCACCCACGACTCGTTCGCCGCCCCGCAGCAGGTGCTCGACGCCTTCAAACAGCAGACCGGCATCACGATCAACGTCGTCAAGAAGGGCGACGCGGGCGCGCTCACCAACGCGCTCGTCCTGACGAAGGCCAACCCGATCGGCGACGCGGCCTACGGGGTCGACTCGACGTTCGCCTCCCGCGCGCTCAGCGAGGGCGTCTTCGCGCCCTACACCAGCCCCGAGGCCGACCGCGGCCCGCAGCGCTACGCCGTGGACTCCGAGCACCGCCTGTCCGCGGTCGATGTCGGCGATGTGTGCGTCAACATCGACACCACCTGGTTCGCCGCGCACGGCGTCCCCGAGCCCGAGACCTACGACGACCTGGTCAAGCCCGAGTACAAGGACCTGGCGGTCGTGGAGAACCCGGCCACCAGCTCCCCGGGCCTGGCGTTCCTGCTCGGTACCATCGCCCGCTACGGCGAGCAGAACTGGCAGAACTACTGGACCCGGCTCAAGGACAACGGCGTGCGGACCGCGGCCGGCTGGGAGGAGGCCTACAGCCAGGACTTCTCCGGCTCCTCGGGCAAGGGCCCGCGGCCGATCGTCGTCTCCTACGCCTCCTCGCCCGCCGCCGAGATCGGTGACGACGGCAAGCCGCGCACGAAGGCGCTGCTGGACACCTGCTACCGCCAGGTCGAGTACGCCGGCGTGCTGGCCGGCTCGCCCAACGCCGACAAGGCGCAGAAGGTGATCGACTTCCTGCTGTCGCAGCAGTTCCAGGCCACGGTGGCGGACAACATGTACGTGTACCCGGCGCGCGAGGGAGTGGCGTTGCCGCACACCTGGACGACCGCCGCCCCGTTGCCGCCCAACCCGGCGAGCCTCCCCGCCGACGCCGTGCAGGCCGGGCGTGAGCGGTGGATCGAGCAATGGCGCTCCTTGCTCGGCCAGTGA
- a CDS encoding ABC transporter permease, producing MALLARPVSRTGLGLAALAVLPLGFLVVFFAWPVGAILRLGFVDGGVLGALAEGETWRLAWFTVAQAAGSTAIAVVAGLPVAYLLARVRLPGIPVVRTLVLVPFVLPTVVVGLAFRALWTDGGWLSIVLANAFFNVAVVGRTVAGLWAVLDSRAEDAARALGASRWRAFRSVTLPALMPAITSAAAVVFLFCATSFGVVLILGGARYRTLETEIYLRTENLLDLTGAAALSLVQIAAVLAALVLGAAARRRRESALRLRSRRETARRPAGGEWAVVGAAVAVLGLLLTPIAALLVRSLSTADGWSLAGYRALSSTGNDGTLQVSGWEAAMNSLRTATDATVLAMIIGVSASVLLVALRRSPGRLARGVGESMDAALMLPLGVSAVTVGFGYLVTLDALPGDLRRSPLLVPLAQALVVIPLVIRTVLPVVRSIDDRLRQAAATLGASPARVWREIDVPLTFRAVVAAAGFGYVVALGEFGATSFLARPQTPTLPVAIAALIARPGQLNNQMAYAACALLMLVTAAAVIVIDRLASGRVGEF from the coding sequence ATGGCGCTCCTTGCTCGGCCAGTGAGCCGCACCGGGCTCGGGCTGGCGGCACTGGCCGTGCTGCCGCTCGGGTTCCTGGTGGTCTTCTTCGCCTGGCCGGTCGGGGCGATCCTGCGGCTGGGCTTCGTCGACGGCGGCGTGCTCGGCGCGCTGGCCGAGGGCGAGACCTGGCGGCTGGCCTGGTTCACGGTCGCGCAGGCGGCGGGCTCGACCGCGATCGCCGTCGTCGCCGGCCTGCCGGTGGCGTACCTGCTGGCGCGGGTCCGGCTGCCCGGCATCCCGGTCGTGCGCACGCTGGTGCTCGTCCCGTTCGTGTTGCCGACCGTGGTGGTGGGCCTGGCGTTCCGGGCGCTGTGGACCGACGGCGGCTGGCTCTCGATCGTGCTGGCCAACGCGTTCTTCAACGTCGCCGTCGTGGGCCGCACGGTCGCCGGGCTGTGGGCCGTGCTCGACTCGCGCGCCGAGGACGCCGCCCGCGCTCTCGGCGCGTCCCGCTGGCGCGCGTTCCGGTCGGTGACGCTGCCCGCGCTGATGCCGGCGATCACGTCGGCGGCGGCGGTGGTGTTCCTGTTCTGCGCCACCAGTTTCGGCGTCGTCCTGATCCTCGGCGGTGCGCGCTACCGGACGCTGGAGACCGAGATCTACCTGCGCACCGAGAACCTGCTCGACCTCACCGGTGCGGCGGCGTTGTCGCTGGTGCAGATCGCCGCCGTGCTGGCCGCGCTCGTGCTCGGCGCCGCGGCGCGCCGCCGCCGGGAGAGCGCACTGCGCCTGCGGTCGCGGCGGGAGACCGCCCGCAGGCCGGCCGGCGGGGAGTGGGCCGTGGTCGGCGCCGCCGTGGCGGTGCTCGGGCTGCTGCTGACGCCGATCGCCGCGCTGCTGGTGCGGTCGCTGTCCACCGCGGACGGCTGGAGTCTCGCCGGGTACCGAGCGCTGTCGAGCACCGGCAACGACGGCACGCTGCAGGTGTCCGGCTGGGAGGCGGCGATGAACTCGCTGCGCACCGCGACCGACGCGACGGTGCTCGCGATGATCATCGGGGTGTCGGCGTCGGTGCTGCTGGTGGCCTTGCGCCGGTCGCCGGGCCGGCTCGCGCGCGGGGTCGGCGAATCGATGGACGCGGCCCTGATGCTGCCGCTGGGCGTGTCCGCGGTGACCGTCGGCTTCGGGTACCTCGTCACCCTCGACGCGCTGCCCGGTGACCTCCGCCGGTCGCCGCTGCTGGTGCCGCTGGCGCAGGCGTTGGTGGTGATCCCGCTGGTGATCCGCACGGTGCTGCCGGTGGTCCGCTCGATCGACGACCGGCTGCGGCAGGCCGCGGCGACGCTCGGTGCGAGCCCGGCGCGGGTGTGGCGGGAGATCGACGTGCCGCTGACCTTCCGCGCGGTGGTGGCCGCCGCCGGATTCGGGTACGTCGTCGCGCTGGGGGAGTTCGGCGCGACGAGCTTCCTGGCGCGGCCGCAGACACCGACGCTGCCGGTCGCGATCGCGGCGCTGATCGCGCGGCCCGGCCAGCTCAACAACCAGATGGCGTACGCGGCGTGCGCGCTGCTGATGCTGGTCACCGCGGCCGCGGTGATCGTGATCGACCGGCTCGCGTCCGGCCGGGTGGGGGAGTTCTAG
- a CDS encoding ABC transporter ATP-binding protein, with translation MALTVSGLTVRYGSFTAVSGVDLEIADGEVLALLGPSGSGKSTLLRAITGLEPITAGSVRWDGADLVRVPVHRRGFGLVFQDGQLFPHRDVAGNIAFGPRMHGIPAAERAERVRRLLDLVGLAGYQKRRVTELSGGEAQRVALARALAPEPRLLLLDEPLSGLDAGLREQLAVDLAELLRSAKITALLVTHDQEEAFTLADRVAVLQAGKIRQAGAVREVWHRPADEGVARFLGVTTVVDGKAADGIVRCPFGDVAVPEAADGPVRLGLRPGGLRPAAQGIAGEVLSKVHRRDHVRLSVRTGAGTVDAIAAVSADVNPGDEIRLALDPDGVALLGS, from the coding sequence ATGGCGTTGACCGTGTCCGGCCTGACCGTGCGGTACGGCTCGTTCACCGCCGTGTCGGGCGTGGACCTGGAGATCGCCGACGGCGAGGTGCTCGCGCTGCTCGGGCCGTCCGGCTCCGGCAAGTCGACGCTGCTGCGTGCGATCACCGGCCTGGAGCCGATCACCGCGGGCAGCGTGCGCTGGGACGGCGCGGACCTCGTCCGCGTGCCGGTGCACCGCCGCGGGTTCGGGCTGGTGTTCCAGGACGGCCAGCTGTTCCCGCACCGGGACGTGGCCGGGAACATCGCGTTCGGGCCGCGCATGCACGGGATACCCGCCGCCGAGCGCGCGGAGCGGGTCCGCCGGCTCCTCGACCTCGTCGGGCTGGCCGGCTACCAGAAGCGGCGGGTGACCGAGCTCTCCGGCGGCGAGGCGCAACGGGTCGCGCTGGCCCGCGCGCTCGCGCCCGAACCCCGCCTGCTGCTGCTGGACGAGCCACTGTCCGGTTTGGACGCCGGGTTGCGCGAGCAGCTGGCCGTCGACCTGGCCGAGTTGCTGCGCAGCGCGAAGATCACCGCCCTGCTGGTCACGCACGACCAGGAGGAGGCGTTCACGCTCGCCGACCGGGTCGCAGTGCTGCAGGCCGGGAAGATCCGCCAGGCCGGGGCGGTGCGCGAGGTGTGGCACCGGCCCGCGGACGAGGGCGTGGCGCGGTTCCTGGGCGTCACGACGGTGGTCGACGGCAAGGCCGCGGACGGGATCGTGCGCTGCCCGTTCGGCGACGTCGCCGTGCCCGAGGCGGCCGACGGTCCGGTGCGGCTGGGCCTGCGGCCGGGCGGACTGCGGCCGGCGGCGCAGGGCATCGCCGGCGAGGTGCTGAGCAAGGTGCACCGCCGCGACCACGTCCGCCTCTCCGTGCGCACGGGCGCCGGCACGGTGGACGCGATCGCAGCGGTGTCCGCCGACGTGAACCCGGGCGACGAGATCCGCCTCGCGCTCGACCCGGACGGCGTGGCCCTGCTCGGGTCCTAG
- a CDS encoding ABC transporter permease, which translates to MTATLDAAPAERWSVPFHRLYRAELRWIFRRPRTLIVLGLLALIPIIMGIGLTIAADNGAGPGGGNGGGDPLLTAAAGNALVLPLATLGVTLNLMLPLITAMSAGDALAGESSVGTLRGLLLAPVSRSRLLLMKALGVATFTLAAALLMAVVAMLTGLVINGTGSLFTLSGTTLSFVDALGRVALAAAWVTLQLWAVGAIALAISACTEHPMLVVVSVLAGTVVSTVLLLLSAVDWLHPFLLPKSWDAIADILRDPIPADQLGEGAIRAACYILIGLSLAYARLSTKDG; encoded by the coding sequence ATGACGGCGACGCTGGACGCGGCGCCGGCGGAACGGTGGAGTGTGCCCTTCCACCGGCTCTACCGCGCCGAGCTGCGGTGGATCTTCCGCCGCCCGCGGACCCTGATCGTGCTGGGCCTGCTCGCGCTGATCCCGATCATCATGGGGATCGGCCTGACGATCGCGGCGGACAACGGCGCCGGACCGGGCGGCGGGAACGGTGGCGGCGACCCGCTGCTCACCGCCGCGGCGGGGAACGCGCTGGTCCTGCCGCTGGCGACGCTCGGCGTGACGCTGAACCTGATGCTGCCGCTGATCACCGCGATGTCCGCCGGCGACGCGCTGGCCGGCGAGTCGTCCGTGGGCACCCTGCGCGGGCTGCTGCTCGCGCCGGTGAGCCGGAGCAGGCTGCTGCTGATGAAGGCGCTCGGGGTCGCCACCTTCACGCTCGCCGCGGCGCTGCTGATGGCCGTGGTCGCGATGCTGACCGGGCTGGTGATCAACGGCACCGGATCGCTGTTCACGCTGTCCGGCACCACGTTGTCGTTCGTCGACGCGCTGGGCCGGGTCGCGCTGGCGGCGGCGTGGGTGACGCTGCAGCTGTGGGCGGTCGGCGCGATCGCGCTGGCGATCTCGGCGTGCACCGAGCACCCGATGCTCGTGGTGGTGTCGGTGCTGGCCGGCACCGTGGTGTCGACGGTGCTGCTCCTGCTGTCGGCGGTGGACTGGCTGCACCCGTTCCTGCTGCCGAAGTCGTGGGACGCGATCGCGGACATCCTGCGCGACCCGATCCCCGCCGATCAGCTGGGCGAGGGCGCGATCCGCGCCGCGTGCTACATCCTGATCGGCCTGTCGCTGGCCTACGCGCGCCTGTCCACGAAGGACGGCTAG
- a CDS encoding ABC transporter ATP-binding protein — protein MTETLPAGAPAGAPAGGPALAARTRGLRKVYRTAVAVDRVDLDVPEGAVLGMLGPNGSGKTTTIRMLLGLVRPTEGEVELLGHRMPEAAPRALPEVGALVEGPGFHPFLSGRENLRRVAAAEPRLSAAAIPRAVDDALERVGLAHAAHRRYRGYSLGMKQRMGLASALLVPRRMVVLDEPTNGLDPAGTREIRRIIAELHDEGTTVLVSSHLLAEVEATCTHVAVLHDGTVVAQGELAELLDSGTPSLLVSTPDGDKALIALRDNRIPARLTPEGVRADLTAATAPQVVETLVRAGVAVHEAQRARTGLEDLFARLTQRDSEAGGLPDVDEGTS, from the coding sequence ATGACGGAGACGCTGCCGGCGGGTGCCCCGGCCGGGGCACCCGCCGGCGGTCCGGCACTGGCCGCGCGGACCAGGGGGCTGCGCAAGGTGTACCGGACCGCGGTCGCGGTGGACCGGGTCGATCTGGACGTGCCGGAAGGTGCGGTGCTGGGCATGCTCGGGCCGAACGGCTCGGGCAAGACCACCACGATCCGGATGCTGCTCGGCCTGGTCCGCCCGACCGAGGGCGAGGTCGAACTGCTCGGCCACCGGATGCCCGAGGCCGCGCCGCGCGCGCTGCCCGAGGTCGGCGCGCTGGTCGAGGGGCCCGGGTTCCACCCGTTCCTGTCCGGCCGGGAGAACCTGCGCCGGGTGGCCGCCGCCGAGCCGCGGCTGTCGGCGGCCGCGATCCCCCGCGCGGTGGACGACGCGCTCGAGCGGGTCGGGCTGGCGCACGCGGCGCACCGGCGCTACCGGGGGTACTCGCTGGGCATGAAGCAGCGGATGGGGCTGGCCTCGGCGCTGCTCGTGCCGCGGCGGATGGTGGTGCTGGACGAGCCGACGAACGGCCTGGACCCGGCGGGCACGCGGGAGATCCGCCGGATCATCGCCGAACTGCACGACGAGGGCACCACGGTCCTGGTGTCCTCCCACCTGCTGGCCGAGGTCGAGGCGACGTGCACGCACGTCGCGGTGCTGCACGACGGCACCGTCGTCGCGCAGGGCGAGCTGGCGGAGCTGCTGGACTCCGGCACGCCGTCGTTGCTGGTCTCCACTCCGGACGGTGACAAGGCGCTCATCGCGTTGCGGGACAACCGCATCCCGGCCCGGCTGACACCGGAGGGCGTGCGGGCGGACCTCACAGCCGCGACCGCGCCGCAGGTGGTCGAGACGCTGGTGCGGGCCGGGGTAGCGGTGCACGAGGCGCAGCGGGCCCGCACCGGGCTCGAGGACCTGTTCGCCAGGCTGACGCAGCGGGATTCCGAAGCCGGGGGCCTGCCCGATGTGGACGAGGGGACGTCATGA
- a CDS encoding DUF2092 domain-containing protein — MQPKTKAITAAVTGSALGVAGLAWLAMPATAGEAPQLPPVSAEELVQSVLSTKTPALEGTVAVQNNLGLPVSSLPDGTSLNIDSARVVNDGAGDSRLSIEQGASERTVVRNGATVWSYSSKDNTATKVTVPAGALPEQPGQVQLSDPATAATQLLAKVRESSTVSVMGTARVADRAAYELVLTPKPTERTLLREVRVAVDAEKRVPLRLAVMTYGTADPAFQVAFSDIAFAPQPASEFQFTPPQGAKVTEEQPPAREPGHDATADQVKTVGDGWDTVITGTIPAGALQPQQGGHGRDVDPKALLARFGKPVSGAFGTGHVITTKVVTALVTDDGRFAVGAVPEQVLTEALGAK; from the coding sequence ATGCAGCCGAAGACGAAGGCCATCACCGCGGCGGTCACGGGGTCCGCGCTGGGCGTGGCCGGTCTCGCCTGGCTGGCGATGCCGGCGACGGCGGGCGAGGCGCCGCAGCTGCCGCCGGTCAGCGCCGAGGAGCTGGTTCAGTCGGTGCTCAGCACCAAGACCCCGGCGCTCGAGGGCACCGTCGCGGTCCAGAACAACCTGGGGCTGCCGGTCTCGAGCCTGCCGGACGGCACGAGCCTGAACATCGACTCGGCCCGCGTGGTCAACGACGGCGCCGGCGACAGCAGGCTGTCCATCGAGCAGGGGGCGAGCGAGCGGACGGTGGTCCGAAACGGCGCCACCGTGTGGTCGTACAGCTCGAAGGACAACACCGCGACCAAGGTGACGGTGCCCGCCGGGGCGTTGCCGGAGCAGCCTGGACAGGTGCAGCTGAGCGACCCGGCCACGGCCGCGACGCAGCTGCTGGCGAAGGTCCGCGAGAGCAGCACGGTGTCGGTGATGGGCACCGCCCGCGTGGCCGACCGGGCCGCCTACGAGCTGGTCCTGACGCCGAAGCCGACCGAACGCACGCTGCTGCGCGAGGTGCGGGTCGCGGTTGACGCCGAGAAGCGGGTGCCGCTGCGGCTGGCCGTGATGACCTACGGCACCGCCGACCCGGCCTTCCAGGTCGCGTTCAGCGACATCGCCTTCGCGCCGCAGCCGGCGAGCGAGTTCCAGTTCACCCCGCCGCAGGGCGCGAAGGTGACCGAGGAGCAGCCCCCGGCTCGCGAGCCCGGCCACGACGCCACCGCGGACCAGGTCAAGACCGTCGGTGACGGCTGGGACACCGTGATCACCGGGACCATCCCGGCCGGCGCGCTGCAGCCGCAGCAGGGCGGTCACGGGCGCGACGTCGACCCGAAGGCGCTGCTGGCGCGGTTCGGCAAGCCGGTCAGCGGCGCGTTCGGCACCGGCCACGTGATCACCACGAAGGTCGTCACCGCACTCGTCACCGACGACGGCCGCTTCGCCGTCGGCGCGGTGCCCGAGCAGGTGCTGACCGAGGCGCTGGGAGCGAAATGA
- a CDS encoding response regulator transcription factor, which produces MNPRILVVDDEPGVRKALHRGLRAEGMDVVTAPDGPTGLRLAQTGSFDLLLLDIMLPGLSGYRVLQALRAQGIATPVLMVSAKDGEVDQADGLDLGADGYLVKPFSFVVLVAQIRAVLRRAAAEGTRGPLRIGGLVVDRATREVRWHDEPVALSPREFSLLEVLAGRAGTVVTKDELLRAVWGDEQAATRNVVEVYVGYVRRKLDAVGAGALVRTVRGHGYLASDAALDEVLPG; this is translated from the coding sequence GTGAACCCTCGGATCCTGGTGGTGGACGACGAGCCCGGCGTGCGGAAGGCGCTGCACCGCGGTCTGCGGGCGGAGGGCATGGACGTGGTCACCGCCCCGGACGGACCCACCGGCCTGCGGCTCGCCCAGACCGGCTCGTTCGACCTCCTGCTGCTCGACATCATGCTGCCCGGGCTGTCGGGGTACCGGGTGCTGCAGGCGCTGCGCGCGCAGGGCATCGCCACGCCGGTGCTGATGGTCAGCGCCAAGGACGGCGAGGTCGACCAGGCCGACGGGCTCGACCTGGGCGCCGACGGCTACCTGGTCAAGCCGTTCTCGTTCGTCGTGCTGGTCGCGCAGATCCGCGCCGTGCTGCGGCGGGCCGCGGCCGAGGGGACGCGGGGGCCGCTGCGCATCGGCGGTCTCGTCGTCGACCGCGCCACCCGCGAGGTGCGCTGGCACGACGAGCCGGTCGCGCTGAGCCCGCGCGAGTTCAGCCTGCTCGAGGTGCTGGCCGGCCGGGCCGGGACGGTGGTCACCAAGGACGAGCTGCTGCGCGCGGTGTGGGGCGACGAGCAGGCCGCGACGCGCAACGTCGTCGAGGTCTACGTCGGGTACGTGCGCCGCAAGCTGGACGCGGTCGGGGCGGGCGCGCTGGTGCGGACCGTGCGCGGTCACGGCTACCTGGCCTCCGACGCGGCACTCGACGAGGTCCTGCCCGGGTGA
- a CDS encoding sensor histidine kinase, protein MQFRITAPAAAVTLAFLIGLALVAGRGLGPLRDSSVNTELAGALGPATAAVSAGRLPAPPGGVVLRVLDTAGTPVDGGGATGLGAGDVRALKGGQPVTVSAMRWLGSVVSAPDGQLRLVAAGTGLVGQDLAVHKAAEWLILAAAVGAVLAAIATWLVVRFALRRVSRMRRTVRALPPGQRLPLPEADDELRALAADFNALLQRQEEASQRLRRFTGDAAHELRSPVASIRVQAEVAVANPDPELAQETLADVLAEAERLSSLLDGLLTLARSDAGELPPAEAVELLTEARAAADRLPPGSPAVRVTGVVGQAWAHAAHSEVELVLNNLLRNACRYASSQIVVSVLPGHSRVRLVVDDDGPGIPAEHRDRVFDRFYRVGDDRARSSGGTGLGLAMVAETVRRRGGRVSVGESPEGGARFQVLWRAAGNVSGS, encoded by the coding sequence ATGCAGTTCCGGATCACGGCGCCGGCCGCCGCGGTCACGCTCGCGTTCCTGATCGGCCTGGCCCTCGTCGCCGGCCGTGGTCTGGGCCCGCTGCGGGACTCCTCGGTGAACACCGAGCTGGCCGGTGCGCTGGGCCCCGCGACCGCGGCGGTGTCGGCGGGCCGGCTGCCCGCGCCGCCGGGCGGGGTGGTCCTGCGCGTCCTGGACACCGCGGGCACGCCCGTCGACGGCGGTGGTGCGACCGGGCTGGGGGCGGGCGACGTGCGCGCGCTGAAGGGCGGACAGCCGGTCACGGTGTCGGCGATGCGGTGGCTGGGGTCGGTGGTGAGCGCCCCGGACGGGCAGCTGCGGCTCGTCGCGGCCGGAACCGGCCTGGTCGGCCAGGACCTCGCGGTGCACAAGGCGGCCGAGTGGCTGATCCTCGCCGCCGCCGTCGGCGCGGTGCTCGCCGCGATCGCGACGTGGCTGGTGGTGCGGTTCGCGCTGCGCCGGGTCAGCCGCATGCGCCGGACCGTGCGCGCGCTGCCGCCGGGACAGCGGTTGCCCTTGCCCGAGGCGGACGACGAGCTGCGCGCGCTCGCGGCGGACTTCAACGCGTTGCTGCAGCGGCAGGAGGAGGCCAGCCAGCGGTTGCGGCGGTTCACCGGCGACGCCGCGCACGAACTGCGGTCCCCGGTCGCGTCGATCCGCGTGCAGGCGGAGGTCGCCGTCGCCAACCCCGATCCCGAGCTGGCTCAGGAGACGCTGGCCGACGTCCTCGCCGAGGCGGAGCGGCTGTCGTCGCTGCTGGACGGCCTGCTGACGCTGGCGCGGTCGGACGCCGGCGAGCTGCCGCCCGCCGAAGCGGTCGAGCTGCTCACCGAGGCGCGCGCGGCCGCCGACCGGCTGCCGCCCGGTTCGCCCGCCGTGCGCGTCACCGGCGTGGTCGGTCAGGCGTGGGCGCACGCGGCGCACTCCGAAGTGGAGCTCGTGCTGAACAACCTGCTGCGCAACGCGTGCCGGTACGCGTCGTCGCAGATCGTGGTTTCGGTGCTGCCCGGGCATTCCCGCGTGCGGCTGGTGGTCGACGACGACGGGCCGGGCATCCCGGCCGAGCACCGGGACCGCGTGTTCGACCGGTTCTACCGCGTGGGCGACGACCGGGCGCGCTCGTCCGGTGGCACCGGGCTCGGGCTGGCGATGGTCGCGGAGACGGTGCGTCGCCGCGGCGGCCGGGTGTCGGTGGGCGAGTCGCCCGAGGGCGGTGCCCGCTTCCAGGTCCTGTGGCGGGCGGCCGGTAACGTCTCCGGCTCGTGA
- a CDS encoding (deoxy)nucleoside triphosphate pyrophosphohydrolase, translating into MKVIVGAAIVRGASLLAQQRAYPREVAGLWELPGGRVEPGESEADALRRECREELGVEVTVGDRVGPDVPLRAGLVLRVFAAELADPRARPEALDHKALRWLDRPGLDSVDWLPADLELLPDLRLLLQPPR; encoded by the coding sequence GTGAAGGTGATCGTGGGAGCGGCCATCGTGCGGGGCGCATCCCTGCTCGCCCAGCAGCGCGCGTACCCGCGGGAGGTGGCCGGGCTGTGGGAACTGCCCGGCGGCCGCGTCGAACCCGGTGAGTCCGAAGCAGACGCCCTGCGTCGGGAGTGCCGCGAGGAGCTCGGGGTCGAGGTCACCGTCGGCGACCGGGTCGGGCCGGATGTGCCGCTGCGCGCGGGCCTGGTGCTGCGGGTGTTCGCCGCGGAGCTGGCCGACCCCCGCGCCCGGCCGGAGGCACTCGATCACAAGGCGCTGCGCTGGCTCGACCGGCCGGGCCTGGACAGTGTCGACTGGCTCCCGGCCGACCTGGAACTGCTCCCGGACCTGAGGCTGTTGCTGCAGCCGCCGCGGTGA